Proteins from a genomic interval of Anas platyrhynchos isolate ZD024472 breed Pekin duck chromosome 4, IASCAAS_PekinDuck_T2T, whole genome shotgun sequence:
- the GUCY1A1 gene encoding guanylate cyclase soluble subunit alpha-1 isoform X2, with protein MFERLNLALQRTLAKHRIKETRKTGDREDFEKIISDHADAAGVPVESLRESLGEELFKICYEEDEHILGVIGGTLKDFLNSFTTLLKQSGHNQEAGKKDRLEEASILCLEKDQDFLNVYYFFPKKVTSLILSGIIKAAAHILYETEVEVMLMPPCFHNDCTEFVNQPYLLYSIQVKSAKPSLSPCKPQSSLVIPASVFCKIFPFHFMFDKDMSVLQVGNGIRRLLTRREFQAKPNFEEYFEILTPKISCTFSGIMTMLNMQFTVRVRRWDNTDMKSSMVMDLKGQMIYILESSAILFLGSPCVDRLEDFTGRGLYLSDIPIHNALRDVVLIGEQARAQDGLKKRLGKLKATLEQAHQALEEEKKKTVDLLFSIFPGEVAQQLWQGQVVQAKKFNNVTMLFSDIVGFTAICSQCSPMQVITMLNELYTRFDYQCGELDVYKVETIGDAYCVAGGLHKESETHAVQIALMALKMMELSDEVVSPHGEPIKMRIGLHSGSVFAGVVGVKMPRYCLFGNNVTLANKFESCSVPRKINVSPTTYRLLKEYPGFVFTPRSREELPPNFPSDIPGICYFLDAYIQGTSSLTWFQKRDLGDGNANFLGEETGID; from the exons tttGAAAGGCTAAATCTTGCACTTCAAAGAACACTagcaaaacacagaataaaagaaaCCAG AAAAACTGGGGATAGAgaagattttgaaaaaataatcagtgaTCATGCTGATGCAGCAG GTGTGCCTGTGGAGTCTCTACGGGAATCTCTTGGTGAAGAGCTATTCAAAATATGCTATGAAGAGGATGAACACATACTAGGAGTTATTGGAGGAACCCTTAAGGACTTCTTGAACAGTTTCACTACTCTGCTGAAGCAAAGTGGCCACAAccaagaagcaggaaaaaaggaCAGACTTGAAGAAGCCTCCATATTATGCCTGGAGAAAGATCAGGACTTCTTAAATGTGTATTACTTCTTTCCCAAGAAAGTCACGAGTCTTATTTTATCTGGCATTATTAAGGCAGCAGCTCATATTTTGTATGAAACTGAGGTGGAAGTCATGCTCATGCCTCCTTGTTTCCATAATGACTGCACTGAGTTTGTTAATCAGCCTTATTTGCTTTACTCTATACAAGTCAAAAGCGCAAAACCTTCTTTATCTCCATGTAAACCACAGTCTTCACTTGTGATTCCTGCCTCTGTATTCTGTAAGATTTTCccatttcattttatgtttgaCAAGGACATGTCTGTTCTACAAGTTGGAAATGGGATAAGAAGACTTTTGACCAGGAGAGAATTTCAAGCTAAGCCTAATTTTGAAGAGTATTTTGAAATTCTTACCCCTAAAATAAGCTGCACTTTTAGTGGAATAATGACAATGCTAAATATGCAGTTTACTGTACGAGTGAGAAGATGGGATAATACTGATATGAAATCATCCATG GTAATGGATCTTAAAGGCCAAATGATCTATATTCTTGAATCCAGTGCCATCCTATTCTTGGGATCCCCATGTGTGGATAGGCTAGAAGATTTTACAGGACGTGGATTATACCTCTCAGATATTCCTATTCACAATGCACTGAGAGATGTTGTTCTGATTGGAGAACAAGCCAGAGCTCAGGATGGACTGAAAAAGAGGTTAGGAAAGCTGAAAGCAACCCTTGAGCAGGCCCATCAAGCActtgaagaggaaaagaagaagaccGTAgatcttctgttttctatttttcccgGAGAGGTTGCTCAGCAGCTGTGGCAGGGACAAGTTGTGCAAGCCAAGAAATTTAATAATGTCACAATGCTTTTCTCTGACATTGTTGGATTCACTGCCATCTGTTCTCAGTGCTCACCTATGCAGGTTATCACCATGCTTAATGAGCTTTATACTCGCTTTGATTACCAATGTGGAGAGCTAGATGTCTATAAG GTTGAGACTATTGGAGATGCCTACTGTGTTGCTGGAGGTTTACACAAAGAAAGTGAAACCCATGCTGTTCAAATAGCATTGATGGCCCTGAAGATGATGGAGCTATCAGATGAGGTGGTGTCTCCCCATGGAGAGCCTATCAAG aTGCGTATTGGCCTTCATTCAGGATCTGTCTTTGCTGGAGTTGTGGGGGTTAAAATGCCTCGTTATTGTCTCTTTGGAAATAATGTAACTCTTGCCAACAAGTTTGAGTCTTGCAGTGTacctagaaaaataaatgtcagcCCAACAACTTACAG GTTGTTAAAGGAATATCCAGGTTTTGTGTTCACACCTCGCTCAAGAGAAGAACTTCCTCCAAATTTTCCCAGTGATATTCCTGGAATTTGCTATTTTCTGGATGCATATATTCAAGGAACAAGCTCACTGACTTGGTTTCAAAAGAGAGATTTGGGAGATGGCAATGCCAACTTTTTGGGTGAGGAAACAGGAATAGACTAA
- the GUCY1A1 gene encoding guanylate cyclase soluble subunit alpha-1 isoform X1 has product MFCTKLKDLKITGECPFSLLTQTHITDEREKDCTENSSSAALPICKEVHEKDAQGDLPQRKTSRSRVYLHTLTESICKLIFPEFERLNLALQRTLAKHRIKETRKTGDREDFEKIISDHADAAGVPVESLRESLGEELFKICYEEDEHILGVIGGTLKDFLNSFTTLLKQSGHNQEAGKKDRLEEASILCLEKDQDFLNVYYFFPKKVTSLILSGIIKAAAHILYETEVEVMLMPPCFHNDCTEFVNQPYLLYSIQVKSAKPSLSPCKPQSSLVIPASVFCKIFPFHFMFDKDMSVLQVGNGIRRLLTRREFQAKPNFEEYFEILTPKISCTFSGIMTMLNMQFTVRVRRWDNTDMKSSMVMDLKGQMIYILESSAILFLGSPCVDRLEDFTGRGLYLSDIPIHNALRDVVLIGEQARAQDGLKKRLGKLKATLEQAHQALEEEKKKTVDLLFSIFPGEVAQQLWQGQVVQAKKFNNVTMLFSDIVGFTAICSQCSPMQVITMLNELYTRFDYQCGELDVYKVETIGDAYCVAGGLHKESETHAVQIALMALKMMELSDEVVSPHGEPIKMRIGLHSGSVFAGVVGVKMPRYCLFGNNVTLANKFESCSVPRKINVSPTTYRLLKEYPGFVFTPRSREELPPNFPSDIPGICYFLDAYIQGTSSLTWFQKRDLGDGNANFLGEETGID; this is encoded by the exons ATGTTCTGTACAAAACTGAAAGACTTGAAGATCACAGGGGAATGTCCTTTCTCCTTACTGACTCAAACTCACATTACTGACGAACGTGAGAAGGACTGCACAGAAAACAGCTCTAGTGCAGCTCTGCCCATCTGCAAAGAGGTCCATGAAAAAGATGCTCAAGGAGACCTTCCacagaggaaaacaagcagaagtAGAGTGTACCTGCACACATTAACTGAAAGCATCTGCAAGCTAATCTTTCCTGAG tttGAAAGGCTAAATCTTGCACTTCAAAGAACACTagcaaaacacagaataaaagaaaCCAG AAAAACTGGGGATAGAgaagattttgaaaaaataatcagtgaTCATGCTGATGCAGCAG GTGTGCCTGTGGAGTCTCTACGGGAATCTCTTGGTGAAGAGCTATTCAAAATATGCTATGAAGAGGATGAACACATACTAGGAGTTATTGGAGGAACCCTTAAGGACTTCTTGAACAGTTTCACTACTCTGCTGAAGCAAAGTGGCCACAAccaagaagcaggaaaaaaggaCAGACTTGAAGAAGCCTCCATATTATGCCTGGAGAAAGATCAGGACTTCTTAAATGTGTATTACTTCTTTCCCAAGAAAGTCACGAGTCTTATTTTATCTGGCATTATTAAGGCAGCAGCTCATATTTTGTATGAAACTGAGGTGGAAGTCATGCTCATGCCTCCTTGTTTCCATAATGACTGCACTGAGTTTGTTAATCAGCCTTATTTGCTTTACTCTATACAAGTCAAAAGCGCAAAACCTTCTTTATCTCCATGTAAACCACAGTCTTCACTTGTGATTCCTGCCTCTGTATTCTGTAAGATTTTCccatttcattttatgtttgaCAAGGACATGTCTGTTCTACAAGTTGGAAATGGGATAAGAAGACTTTTGACCAGGAGAGAATTTCAAGCTAAGCCTAATTTTGAAGAGTATTTTGAAATTCTTACCCCTAAAATAAGCTGCACTTTTAGTGGAATAATGACAATGCTAAATATGCAGTTTACTGTACGAGTGAGAAGATGGGATAATACTGATATGAAATCATCCATG GTAATGGATCTTAAAGGCCAAATGATCTATATTCTTGAATCCAGTGCCATCCTATTCTTGGGATCCCCATGTGTGGATAGGCTAGAAGATTTTACAGGACGTGGATTATACCTCTCAGATATTCCTATTCACAATGCACTGAGAGATGTTGTTCTGATTGGAGAACAAGCCAGAGCTCAGGATGGACTGAAAAAGAGGTTAGGAAAGCTGAAAGCAACCCTTGAGCAGGCCCATCAAGCActtgaagaggaaaagaagaagaccGTAgatcttctgttttctatttttcccgGAGAGGTTGCTCAGCAGCTGTGGCAGGGACAAGTTGTGCAAGCCAAGAAATTTAATAATGTCACAATGCTTTTCTCTGACATTGTTGGATTCACTGCCATCTGTTCTCAGTGCTCACCTATGCAGGTTATCACCATGCTTAATGAGCTTTATACTCGCTTTGATTACCAATGTGGAGAGCTAGATGTCTATAAG GTTGAGACTATTGGAGATGCCTACTGTGTTGCTGGAGGTTTACACAAAGAAAGTGAAACCCATGCTGTTCAAATAGCATTGATGGCCCTGAAGATGATGGAGCTATCAGATGAGGTGGTGTCTCCCCATGGAGAGCCTATCAAG aTGCGTATTGGCCTTCATTCAGGATCTGTCTTTGCTGGAGTTGTGGGGGTTAAAATGCCTCGTTATTGTCTCTTTGGAAATAATGTAACTCTTGCCAACAAGTTTGAGTCTTGCAGTGTacctagaaaaataaatgtcagcCCAACAACTTACAG GTTGTTAAAGGAATATCCAGGTTTTGTGTTCACACCTCGCTCAAGAGAAGAACTTCCTCCAAATTTTCCCAGTGATATTCCTGGAATTTGCTATTTTCTGGATGCATATATTCAAGGAACAAGCTCACTGACTTGGTTTCAAAAGAGAGATTTGGGAGATGGCAATGCCAACTTTTTGGGTGAGGAAACAGGAATAGACTAA